In Topomyia yanbarensis strain Yona2022 chromosome 2, ASM3024719v1, whole genome shotgun sequence, one DNA window encodes the following:
- the LOC131685404 gene encoding uncharacterized protein LOC131685404, whose amino-acid sequence MAGANAKSLGIGTNSDQIAFMNHDIRRPRGLALEKLAATFAKARANTNESRQAGFRYSVKNRLGFKPYNREKDGRFKNFTDFRPAEWRDEQDVRRVESRVCDFCGIKGHLKRKCFKLKNLRRNAVQFVDSGAGPSSLSDLFNRLETNASDDEDDKNDSDSCWKRRGAGPSNATASGQEGR is encoded by the exons ATGGCAGGGGCAAATGCTAAATCGTTGGGAATCGGTACCAATTCTGATCAAATTGCTTTTATGAATCATGATATTAGAAGACCTCGTGGCCTTGCTTTAGAAAAGTTAGCAGCAACCTTTGCTAAGGCTAGGGCAAATACAAATGAATCTCGACAAGCAGGTTTTAGGTACTCAGTAAAAAATCGTTTGGGATTCAAACCATACAATAGAGAGAAGGATGgcagatttaaaaattttacagattttcgtCCAGCTGAGTGGAGGGATGAACAGGATGTACGCCGTGTCGAGAGCCGTGTCTGCGATTTTTGTGGAATAAAAGGGCATTTGAAGCGAAAATGCTTCAAATTAAAAAACCTTCGTAGGAATGCGGTCCAGTTTGTGGACTCGGGAGCAGGACCAAGCAGTTTAAGCGATTTATTCAACCGTTTGGAGACAAATGCTTCGGACGACGAGGACGATAAGAATGATTCAG ATTCTTGTTGGAAGCGTCGTGGTGCTGGCCCATCGAACGCAACTGCGAGTGGTCAAGAGGGACGTTAA